The following coding sequences lie in one Cannabis sativa cultivar Pink pepper isolate KNU-18-1 chromosome 5, ASM2916894v1, whole genome shotgun sequence genomic window:
- the LOC115713595 gene encoding uncharacterized protein LOC115713595 codes for MSRNRDKLGRFVKQQIEILENSPKSSSSTRSHSPPSPILPALPMMAQQQEIQPRTLQDYLHPTRTATPSCIMYPMNMPNFDFKPGMIQLLPTFHGMENESPYVHIQAFEEVVATFNNQADIINLVRLKFFPFSLKDKAKSWLYSLRPRSIGTWDEMTKAFFSKFFPPHKTSSLKRQISTFTQKDHETFHQVWERFKDLMGQCPHHGYESWRLVSYFYDGLTADKRQFVQMMCNGDFLQKDPEEALEYLEEISEKSYTWSAPSPTDKPRTAGVYQLKEEDSVKAQLEALKKQFEAFKTQEGKALQMAAKVEKQEPCFICGGTDHQPQECPSLSMLRGGDEEQCNALGDYKKPYNAYSNTYNPGWRNHPNFSWKDTSQNQASGSQWRPDQQKNSLESSMKILAESQLEFRTYFTQVIEELKDIKIQITKLNDSSVIQERGKLPAQPLITPKGQHMAQTSAPSESNLKGVNAITTRSGQSTVSPLPKTTSVPMPAPDADVPQNLPVKVPFPQALKSTGKVSESHSEILDFLTQVKVNLPLLHVIKQVPAYAKVIKDLCTIKRKHHVKKTAFLAEQASAVIDCKTPLKYKDPGCPTISCQIGEQEFGQALLDLGASVNLMPYSIYLQLGLGELKPTSVVLQLVDRSVKKPRGIVEDVLIQIDKFYYHRGFSHLGHSIRSQLRVQNSHHSRTTIPRNSKCTHQL; via the coding sequence atgTCACGAAATAGAGACAAATTAGGGAgatttgtaaaacaacaaattgaaattttagaaaactctCCTAAATCGTCTTCTTCCACTCGTTCTCATTCACCACCATCACCCATACTTCCTGCACTTCCAATGATGGCTCAACAACAGGAAATCCAACCAAGAACGCTACAGGATTATCTACATCCTACGCGTACGGCCACACCTTCATGCATAATGTATCCCATGAATATGCCCAACTTCGATTTCAAACCTGGCATGATTCAACTTTTACCAACCTTTCATGGTATGGAAAATGAGAGTCCATATGTGCATATTCAGGCCTTCGAAGAGGTGGTGGCCACATTCAACAACCAAGCTGACATCATTAACTTGGTGAGATTGAAGTTCTTTCCTTTCTCACTCAAGGATAAAGCCAAAAGCTGGTTGTATTCCTTAAGGCCAAGGTCTATTGGGACATGGGATGAGATGACAAAAGcatttttctctaaatttttcCCACCCCATAAGACTAGCAGCCTTAAGAGGCAAATCTCTACCTTCACCCAAAAGGACCATGAAACGTTTCATCAGgtctgggagaggtttaaagatttgATGGGCCAGTGCCCACATCATGGATACGAAAGTTGGCGTCTTGTCAGCTATTTCTACGACGGTCTCACAGCCGACAAAAGACAATTCGTACAAATGATGTGCAATGGCGACTTCCTTCAGAAAGATCCCGAAGAAGCTTTGGAATATCTTGAAGAAATTTCTGAAAAATCATACACATGGAGTGCGCCCAGTCCTACGGACAAGCCACGAACAGCCGGAGTCTACCAATTGAAGGAGGAGGACAGTGTGAAAGCTCAACTTGAAGCTTTGAAAAAACAATTTGAGgctttcaaaactcaagaaggTAAAGCACTCCAGATGGCTGCAAAAGTGGAAAAGCAAGAACCATGCTTCATTTGTGGAGGGACTGATCATCAACCACAAGAGTGCCCTAGTCTTAGTATGTTAAGGGGAGGAGATGAGGAACAGTGTAATGCCTTAGGGGATTACAAGAAGCCTTATAATGCCTACTCCAACACATACAATCCTGGTTGGCGTAACCATCCCAATTTCAGTTGGAAGGATACAAGTCAAAATCAAGCATCTGGGAGCCAATGGAGGCCTGATCAACAAAAGAATTCTCTTGAGAGTTCCATGAAAATTCTCGCAGAATCCCAACTAGAGTTCAGGACTTATTTCACTCAGGTGATAGAGGAATTGAAGGACATAAAGATTCAAATAACAAAGTTAAATGATTCTTCAGTCATTCAAGAGCGTGGTAAGCTTCCCGCTCAGCCTCTAATCACTCCCAAAGGGCAACATATGGCACAAACCTCCGCTCCTTCAGAGTCTAATCTCAAAGGGGTTAATGCCATTACTACCCGAAGTGGTCAAAGTACGGTATCACCATTACCTAAGACCACTAGTGTACCAATGCCCGCTCCAGACGCTGATGTGCCACAGAACCTTCCAGTAAAGGTGCCCTTTCCTCAGGCTTTGAAATCCACTGGAAAGGTATCGGAAAGTCATAGTGAAATCCTTGACTTTTTGACACAAGTTAAGGTTAACTTGCCATTACTTCATGTAATCAAGCAAGTACCGGCTTATGCCAAAGTTATCAAGGATCTATGCACTATCAAAAGGAAGCACCATGTCAAGAAAACTGCATTCTTGGCAGAACAAGCTAGTGCGGTGATCGACTGCAAGACACCGCTTAAATACAAAGATCCTGGTTGTCCCACCATTTCATGTCAAATAGGGGAACAGGAATTTGGCCAAGCCCTCCTGGACTTAGGTGCAAGTGTAAATCTCATGCCTTATTCCATATACTTGCAACTAGGCCTAGGAGAACTTAAGCCCACATCTGTGGTGCTACAATTGGTCGATCGATCAGTTAAGAAACCTCGGGGAATAGTTGAAGATGTCTTGATTCAAATTGATAAATTCTATTACCACCGTGGATTTTCTCATCTTGGACACTCAATACGAAGTCAACTTAGAGTCCAAAATTCCCATCATTCTCGGACGACCATTCCTCGCAACAGCAAATGCACTCATCAATTGTAG